A window of Ignavibacteriales bacterium genomic DNA:
ATGAACCAGCTGGTCTCAATTGCATGCCCCGGGTTGACGCACCGCCCCTCGGGAGAGTCCAACATCTCTCCGTTTGGCCCCACGATCTCGAACAATGCCTTCCGGTCCGGTTTCATGAAGTGATGGAGTACTTCGTACAGCGCTTGATCTGCGACCGCTGTGTACAGTGGATCATCATCGACCTTCCGCAGTTCCTGCGTGGTTGCCAGAAGAATCATGGGCATCGCGTGAGCCTTCGTCACCCTGGTTTCGGGAATCACCTTCGGCGTCAGGCGGCCGGGATTTCTGTACAGGTCGATGACCAGTCGATACGTTTCTCTCGCTTTGAGAAGTGCCTGCTGATCGCCGCTTGCCTTTGAATACTCTGCACACGCAATCGTTCCAAACGTCTCCGTAAAGAGATAGCGGCTCTTGCGCAGGGGCCGGCCGTCACGGGTCACCACGAAAAACATCCGCCCGTCGCTATCGAAGCCATGCCTGGTGATGAACTCGTATCCACTGCGCGCAGCGTCGAGCCACTCCGGCCGCTGCTCGACTTCATTGTACAGCTTCGAGAATGTCCAGACTGCCCGGCACTGAATCCACATCGCCTTGTCGGTGTTGTAGACCGAGCCGTCGCGATCAAGACAGTTGAGAATGCCGCCATGCGTGCGATCGATGGCATTGTTCAGCCAGAATGGTACGACATCTTCCAGGAGCGTCCGGCGATAGAGCGTCAGCAATTCTTCAATTCTTTGGTTTGTCATCGGAGGTCAGGTTATTAGAGCGCATTTCAAAAATCCTATTGTGTCATTGCGAGCGAAGTCCCGACCTGCCCGCCGGAACAAAGTGGAGGCAGGAGGGACGAAGCGAAGCAATCTAACACAAACCGCGCGGCCTATGTATAGATTGCTTCGGCAAAGCGCGCCTCGCAATGACAGGTTGGCTGTTCTTGAGATGGGTCCTTCTCTTCTCAGGTCCGTTCTTGTTCCATCCTGAGGGTGCAGGCCGGTTGTGCCAAAAAGGCGACCGATCCATACCCTGTGTCCCGGTCCCAGCGTATGGGAGCGCGGCGGCCGTCGACGAGAATGCGCGGTGCTTCGGCAGAGAAGAATGCAGCGTCAACGAAACCCATCGGCTCAACCCGGACTTCAACTGCATCAGACAGGCGCCTGGTGCTGAGCACCTTCGCGTTTGTGACTTCTGTGAAGCATGGAAGCATGGCGGCGTTGCCATAGCGGGCTGTGACGACATGGCTCTTCGGTGAATGGAACTCCGAAGGGATCTTTGTGCACCCGTCAATGATCGTCCCGTCGACGCTGAGACTTTCAAAATGAGGTCCGCCGTACACGGTCTCGAACGTCCAGGTACCTCCCCGCCATTCGATACCTTCCATCCGCGCTGCGGCAAGCGGGAGCGAGAGGGGAACGTGCGTTATTCCGCCGGGATCGAATTCAAAGCCAACGACGGATTCGCGCAGTGCCCGGTGCCATGCGGTGACGCAGTTGAGATTCGAAGCGCTGCCGTGATGTTCCCAGCTGCGCGGGTCGTTTTCCCTGAATCCCTTCAGAGCGAGAAACTCAGGACAATAGCCCAACCCGGACAAAGCCTCTTCGGCGCGTCGGAGCCACCGCATAATGGAGCCGGCGTCGCCGGCTCTTCGAAGCAATGTGAGAGCGTAGAAGTCCCAGTGCGGATACCACGAATCGAGAACGTCTTCTCCTGACGGGCCTGTTTCGCTCAACGGTATAACTCTCGTCCCGGCATCGGTCACCAATTCGCGGCCAATGAATGCAGCGGCTTCCCGTACATGCGGTCTCATAAGCGGCAGACCTAATGGCGATTGCAGGAACAGCAGTGCAAAAAGAGGGTGGAAGCGACTCCGGGTGTCGGCATCTGCATTGACCGAGTCGATGAAAAACCCCGCTTCCGTATCCCAAAACCAGGCGCTGAAGTTCTGTGCAATTCTTGCGGCTGCCGCGCTTGTGCGTTCTTCGAGTTTGTCATCACCGATCTGCCGTGCTATGTTTTCCAGAATCCGGCAGAATGCATACCAGCTTCCGACCTCCATGCACACGGCGCTCTGTTCGCTTCTTCCGAAAGCAGACAACAGGTCGGGGTAGAAACCTTCCCCCTTGACCAGACCTTCACGCAACAATTGCTGTTCGGAGGCTTCGAACCGCGCAATGAACGACGGAAGGGACTGTCGCAGCACATTGTCGTCGTTGGTCTCGAGAAATGCTTCGTAGACAAGGGCAGCCTGGAGAAACTCAATGCCGCCCGGTGACGGAGTATCGAGCGGGAGCAAAGATCGGGTCCATCGGGCCGGGATTCGTCCCTCCTCGTCTCTGTGGTGCTCGATGAAACGCACGGTCTTCAAGACGTTCGGGCGATCTCCCCATCGCAATGCCTCCATCATGGTCACGAGTGAATCCCATGCCCAGATCCAGTAATAGCGCCCCGGGCATGCCCGGGGTATTCCATAGTCACGTACAATGCATGACTCAACGAGTCCGGGGACCGTTGCGGCGAATTCTTCAAGGTGTGGAAATCCCGGGAGTGCCAGTCCGGGCAGCATCGGTCGCTCACGCTGCGCCTCACTCTTTTCAATTGCGGCTTCAGCCTGGTCCGAACACCGGATGGTGAATTCCGTTGCTTCACCCGGCCGAAGAGTCTGCTCAAAGATCCATGTGTTCGCCGTTTCGGAGATCGACCATCCTGTGCCTCCAAATGTAATGACGCATTCCGCATCGTAGAGCGCGAGGTCAGTATCCTGAAATTCGGGACGAAGATCGTCGCGCACGGCAAGACCGGATCGCTTCGGTGTGCTGAAGATCTTTTTTCGAACAGGCTCCGGGATAAGAAAATCACCCGCGTACGGCCCGGTCCGGCGAATCCATTTCTGAAGCATGATCTGGTCCCGAAAACGCGTTACCACGTTCCCGCCTTCAGCCCGGAATGGACTCCAGGTCCTTTCCCCGTGGACGGCGGTGAACGGGCTTTCCTTCGCCATCCGCACACACAGTGTCTGTGTCAACGCAGACGATGACGTACATCGAACCACCAGCCCCCGGCCTGAGGCGGCAATGGCAAGCGAGCAGACCCCGCCCGGCAAGAGCGTGTCCGACTCGATGCGCGTCGGTTGCCAATCGACGTCGTTCGTTTGCAGCATGTGCTCTTTGTTGTCAACTCGAACTGAGAAGCTCAGCACGCCAGACTCGTGAACGAGAATCCGCGAGTTCTTGCTCACGGGCTGAAGCCCATGATATCCTACTTCGGTGATTCCATGTTCTGCAGAGACGAACGCGTAGATGCGGTCGTGCGATATCCAACAACCTTTGTCCACGAGGGAACTCAATCTTCGTTTCATGGAGTTCCCCTCAGCGAGATCCACGTTCCGTCGAACTCGGCCGCCGTTCCATCCGGAAACTTCCACGTCGCACGATTGCCCGTCTGAAATTGCAGCTCCGGCGGGTTGCCGTTCATGCATATGCACCAAAGAATGAAAGCGTTCTTGTTTTCACACGAGATGCACAGAACCCGGTCCCGCTCGCCGCTGTTCGGGTATGCGGGGACGAACCCGGTCAAACCGGTTTTCCACGTCACCTTTTCTGATGAGAAGGAAACGACAGCATTCGGGCCGTTGCTTCCCGTACCGATTTTGAAATTGACAACCTGTCCTCCACCGAATTGACTGAACTCTTCACACGAATGCAAATTCCATTCGATGCTCGCTGCGTTGGCGAGCGTAACGACATCGGCTCCGAATATGTACCGGCCCGGCTGAACACAAATGCTGCGACGAAGCGATTGGACGCCGAGATGCGGAAGGTACGAATGCGCAAGTTCTACGGTCGCAGCAACAGTGCTTCCTGATGTTCTGATGTCAGCCAACGGTGCGTGGAGTGATGGTGGGACAAAGTCCGGCATCCATACTGCCGAATCGCCGATTTGTCCCGTTCCATTGATCGTGATGATGTTGTGGAGTGACGTGTCGCGCCGGTACACGGGCCCCGGACCGCCAATCAGCATCGAGTTGTTCTGATGCAAGAGGAACGAACCGTTGCACGGATCGCTGTGCCCGTATCCACCTGTGATTCCGGCCTCATAGCGGTGTTTGCCAAGCGGCGGCCCGGAACGAAATGTAAAGAGGGAATCGGACGTCCGGACGAAAATCTGTGCTCCATCGGGAAAGGCTTTTGTGCCCTCTCGCGTATGAACAGGCTCGACGTGATCGGGAAACCAGAGGCATTCATACACTCTTCGCCTCGCAGGAGCATTTCGGAAATCGACGCCCTTGACGGGGAGCTCGAGCAAGACATCACCGAGCCAACGAGCCTCTCCTGATCCGGTTCTTGCAGCGATCAGGTAGTGACACCAACTGTCGCCCCCCACGCGGTATTGCGGGTCGCCAAAAGTCACGCCATGTAATCCGTCCGGTGAGGTCGCAGCTGCGCGAAACGCAGAAGCATTGATCATGACAGCGCTGTGAGGCCAGATCTCGGGTCCGCCACCACTCCGCAGAAGCTCCAACCACCGCAGCAGGAAACCAAATTCATAAATCCAGAGATTGATGCCATGGGGGAAGAAACCATCTGCGGGAAGCATGGAAAGCACAAGCCTGGCAACACCGGCGAGATGGTTTGACCATTCGCGTGCACGCGGATGTGTGTCCTGGAATAGAAGGGAGAAGGCGAGCAAGCCCATTCCGCAGCCGAGGTAGTGGGCCTGAGAATAATCTTCGCGCTCATAACCGAGATGGTTCCAGCAGATGTCGGCAATTTCCCAAAGGCGCTTCCGGATGCGCTGTTCGTCGTCTGCGCTCAGATGGTGGAAGAGCCAGTCATAGCCCACGCTCAGGAGGAAGAGCGTTTCCCCTGACTGCGTGTCGATGGTGAGCGGAGCAAAGCCGGGTTGCTCCGTCAGAGCACAATAGTCCAGAAGGCTCTTGATCGCGCGCTCGATGTTTGCTGAAGAGGGTTCGATGAGAGCGAGGAACGCACCGATGAGGACTCTGTCTTCCGGCGTGAGAGATTCGGGACCATCCGGGATCTTTGATTCCGGTGTGACAACGAGAGACCGATCCCACATTGGAATGAATTCATGGATCCTTCGGAGGGACTCTCTGCGCGCAACGGTCTGATTTTGCTTCAGGGCTGAGATGTCGGACTGGTTGATCAACAGCCGCGGGTGGCGGTGTAGCTTCTCTGCCGGAACCTCGAAAACGAACGGCGCGGGCTTGAGAGGACGAACTGCGTAGAACTGCGCTTCGAGCGGAACAAGCCTGGGGTCCGTCATGCTTACAACGATTTGTTCCGATCGAAAGGAGCTGATCTTCACTACAGCGCGGAGTACATGCCGGGCGAGCTCGTCCCCCCAGAATTGAAATTGCAGCTCATGCACTCTCTCGCCGGACTTGAGCGTCGTCAAAGGCATGGGCGGGATGCCGCGCCATCCGGGCCAGGGACCGACGCGCAGGCCGGGAGGTTGCTGCTGGAACGTGAAATTCGGGAACGTATATGGGCGGTCTGCATCGCTGTGCACTGCGTAGCGACAATGTTCTTCCAGCGGATAGCTCGTCGCGTCGAACGTAATGAGAACAATCGTATCCGCCCGCTCAGCGGCAAAGGCCGGAGCGACATACTGCATCCCAGCGTCGCTCACTAACTTCAGAGACGAAGTGCCGAGCAGCGTCACGGGGTCAAAAGGGGCGATATAAGGGGGTGGTGAAAACACTTTGATAAGAAAATAATTTCACGCAAAGCCGCAAAGTTCGCAAAGACTAATGATTTAATTCAAGAAGCTTCTCTTTGCTGTCTTGCTTGCCCCGACGTTCATGTCGGGGGCGCCTTTGCGTGAGAATTCTTGATACACCTTGTACCTGCGCACGCTGCTACAAAGACACCGGTTCGCCCGTCAGGGGGAAGAAGATTCGTTTCAGCCGATCAGTCTCGGGGAGTATGACAGACGTGTCCCCGATCCTCAATTCTCCTCCGTAGCGATACCCTGCTCTGGAAGGAACGAGCGAAACGATCGTGCCCTGCTTTGTTTGAGTCATCGTAACCCAGCATTTCTCCGGGGCATTGACCGGCCGAAGTACGGTCATTGACTTGAGTCGGGCCAACACGTCAGCCGGTTCAGAGGAACCTGGCCTCCGGGAAGCTGGTATCGATGTGCCGTCTTCAAAAGTATTGGGGGTACCATAGAGAAATGCCACTTTCCCTTTGGCACCTTTCAGCCTGCCGAGCAATTGGCGATCTATGACCATTGAGTAGGGACAGAGGATGAAATCGTACTTGCCCGATCCGACACAAAACTGTTTCCCGGCCCAATGACCGTTTCGCGCCGCAGTGGTTGCCGTGACATCGACGTGAAAATGATTGTCGAGAAGGGAGAGGATAAGCGCGAAGATCTCGGCTGCAGCTTTGTCGGCACGAGGGTCTGCAAGCGCATACAGTGACTCCACCGGATAGAGAACGAGGAGATTCGCCGATGGAAGTCTGCTGCCGACCTTGTTCAGTTCGTCCGACAGGAAACGATTCCACGTTGGGAACGCAGGCCACGTCGAATGTTCCGGATAGCCCGGAAGCTCGGGCGTCCCGAGAAATGTGCGCTCCTGCCCGATTGTGCCGACGGGTCCGTACGCATGAGCCAGCCAGTGTGTGCCGAAGAGAGCCATGACCTTGACGCAGTGTTCCATGACCTCCTTCTGCCATCCCTGTCCGTCGTCGTCGCCGACGGTCCAGAGGTTGTTGTAGGCCAGGGGGCGTTCGTTCGATTTTCCAAGCGAAGCAGCAAAGACCGACATCGCTGCGAGGTTGGAGTACCATGGAGAATCATCGGCTCTCAGTTTGTTCACCGCACCGAGATCAACGAACCCGCCGCTTTTGGCCCGGGCCGTCTCCCAGAGATTCAGCGATCCGTGGTTCATGTCGCACATATCGGCTGACTCGAAGTGCCAGGTATCGTGAATGCCCAGGATGGTTGCGGGACCCCAAAGGCGCCGGACGTTCTTGCGCAGATCCAATTCCGCACGAACGACGGAGTTCTGAACCGAGCGGTAGTATGCAAGGCGGACCGGCACATGAGAGGAATCTTCTGCCTCGAACGCTAGCTTCCAGAGTTCACGCCCGACCGGTGATTTCCTGGCTGCCTGATATGCTCTTCGGATCGAAGAAGAGTAGGGGAGTGAACCATACTGGCAGGTGTAGCCCGGCTCGTCCCACATGATCCCATCTGGGGAGCATCCTTCTGCCTTGAGCTGGTCAAGCAGCGTTCCGTACCATCGAAGGTGCTGACGGTTGGAGAAATCAAAATGGTTAGTTTGGACGTGAAAGAAGGCTATAGTCGACCATTCGTCATCAATGCCTTCTGGTACACGACCGAAGGCCTCGACGTATTTGTCGCGGGCATTGTAGAAGAGCCGTGCTCCCGGTGAAATATCGACGACGTCTTTCTTGCCTAGGAGCGCCTTCCCGCGTCTGAATGCATGGACTCCCGCGAGTCCAATCGGAACAAATTCAACGGCGACGTCGGTCAGCATGTGGACGTGCCGGGGCGCCAGCGTGCAGCGAATGGTGTACCGGCCGCCCCGTACATCTGCCGTGTTGGGCACCACATCAGCTTTGGCGGCATTCCCAAAGAGCACAAGTTCCAATGCGGAAGAGTCACGCACAATCTTGTGCGAAACGAAGCGTGGATCCGGACCCAGCCAGCATCTCATGCCGTGGCTGCGGCACAAGTGATTGATATGACGCCATGCGTCGACAGCCATCGGGTCATCCCATGAGTAGCGGCTGCAGCGGACGAATGCAGCCACACCGCCAAAACCTGCATCTGCGAGATCACGGAATTGTCTCTCGAGCAGCTTGCGGTCTTCAATGACTGCGTCGGTGATCGACCAGACCATGATAGGCCGGGTTTCGTCGTGTTGATGTTCCGAACGTGTCTTCTTCACGAGAGTACCTCGAAGAGTACATTATCAAACCATGTCGTTCCGCTTCCTTCCTGGATCAAGAGAAGATGAAGTCGGTCGGGGGCAGGGGACAGGGGAGGGGTGATGACCTTCACCATGCTCCAATCCGTATCCCCCTGAAGTACCTGGGCTGATGTGAACGTTTCATAGTTTTGAATATCGAACACGCTCCCATGATTCTCCCTGTGGAGCCGCACGGCAATCATCGCCTTTCCTCGGAGGTTTGAAGTCTTCACGAGAGCTGATAATTGGTATTTTGTCCCGCCAACGAAAGGGTCGCCGCCAAAGGCGGGTCCAAGCGTGGTTACCTTCCAGCACGATCTTCCGGCGCCGCGGGAATCGATCCTCAGGCACGAAGAGTCATCAAATCCAAACTTGTTTTCAAGTACCAGAGTTGATGCCGAATCCCCCTCGGCTTCCCAAGGCCAGATGTAACGACAATCCGGCTCGATGGTCTGGAGCGTGCGTGTGAAACGATTCACGCCGGAGACGTACAATGGGATTGAGGCGAGCTCCGGCGCGGGTCGATCGATTGCCCGGTCGACGATCGGTTTTGCCTCTTTCCAGTCCAGCGATGTCAGCTCGTAGCCGGCTTCAAAATGCGATCCGGCGGGGAGCACAACGTCCTTTCCTTCTGTGCAGATTCTGTACGCAAAGTGCGCGTCCCACATATACGCACAGAGGCCAGCGGTGATTTTGTTCTCTGAGAGTATCGTGAGACACGGATTTTCATCTTCCTGCAGCCACAAAAACCTGTCCCCCCGATTCATCACGATGTTGTGTTTGTCCGAAGTCTCGAGATGATGATGAGGGATTCTCTCGACGCCTGCCGGTGTGACGAGGCAGCAAGCCTGGTACCGTTTCGGATCGTTTGGGTTCGGCGAAAATGTCCCATCCGGCCAGAAGTTGACGAACTCGACTTCACCCTGAGTCGGATTCGGAGTCACCCGCCAGCCCTGGCTAGAAACGACATCGAGTGTCGCCTGGACGGAGTAGACATAGCGGATGGGATTTTGAAGACTCCGGATCGTTATGACCATCGAGCTTGAACATGCGCCTGAAGCGGTTGTCCCCGAACACTTGAGCACAACCTGGTCAGGTTTCTGTGAAACGATCTCGACGTGTCCTCCTGCGCCGGTATTTCGTTCGGGGTCCTGATGATTGGCGTACTGCATCCAAAAGAGAAAGAGCGGGACAGTCTCACCCACGAGCGCCCTTCCGCCCGGGCGAAAGCGCGCAGAAATCAGCTTGAGTCCGCGGATCTCCGCAATCTGATCCGCGCCGTCCAGAACCGAAAGGTCCGCAGGGCCTGTCTGTTTAGCGCTGAGGCTCACGCGCAGCCTGTAAGAGTTGTTGGTTGATTGCCGTGATGAATTCTTTGCCCAGGCCGCCGTGCTGGAGAAGACGGTCAAGCTCAGTACGTGCAGCTCGATTGATTTCTGATTGTGAAGCTGCCAGCGCCTCAACCGTCGTTTCCCGTGCCCAGAGTTTATCGAGTAAGGGCTGCAGGCGCTCGAGGATGGAAGCGGATGTCCAGCTCGAGAAGCGCACGAAGAACCGTGGATCGCCCGCCGGGTATTTCAGACTGCGCTGCCATACTTCACGAAATCCGCTGCCGACGAGCCGGGGATACCGGGCTTCCCAGCCGGAGACGAAATCCACATCCCTCAGGACGGGGTTCGGTTGATAGATTGATGCGCCGCCAATAATCCATTTCAGTGCTTTCCACGCGGCCTGGGGATTTTCGGTCTGAGAACTGATCGACAATCCGCCGCTCTCTGAGCGAAAACACCGGACCGGGCGGATTCCAAAACGCGGGATCGGAGCAACGCCCCAGCGAATCGTGAGCGTTTCGAACAACACCTGGTGCGGCACAGCCTCGACGAGCATCGCCACCTTTCCGGTCTGCAGAAGCTGCGACGCCTGCATGCCCATCGCCTGCATCCGGCGGAGGTCTGGCATCAGCCGATCGTTCATGAGCGCAAGATAGTGCCGGTAGACTTCGAGAGAAGCTTCGGAGAGATTCAGAAACAGAGACCGTTCCCGGGTCGACGCGCCGTTCATCAGCTCGAATATCTCGACGAAGTGACTTGGTATGAACACGCCATAGTGCTCCGGCTCGCCGCCGGCATTCTTTTCGGCCGCAATGCGCCGCGCTGCGGCGAGGAGGTCGTTCCATGTCCACGAGGTGTCAGGATACTGAAGGCCCGCCTTGTCGAACAGATCTTTGTTGTAGTACACTCCCGCCGTGAAGTTCCAGTTGCCGATGCTGTACAGTCCGCTGTCGGCAGAGAAGCCCTGACGGTACACATCGGGCCAGAGACGGTCTGCAAATGGATCACCGGCGCTGAGAGAGCGCATGTCGAGCAATCGGCCTTCCGCCGCCAGCCTGTCCCGGAGGACATTGTTCGTGTAGAAGATGTCCGGCGGCTGCCCGGCTGCGATCATCGCATACAGTTTTTCCTGGCCGGTGAATGGCTGCAGCATGAGCTCAACGCCTGTGGAGTCGGCGAAGGAGGGGAGCTCTTCCTGAAGATGTTTGATCTCGACGGCATTCGCAGCGCAGTTGTAGGTAATGCGTGCCATGCCGGTCCTGGATTGCTCTTTCGTTCCGCACGAGGAAACGATGAGGGCGGCGAAAAGAAGAAAGGCCATCGACCTGTTCGAACTCACCGCAGACCTCCCATGGCAATGCCTTTGACAAGATATTTCTGACCGAGTGTGAACAACAGGATGTTCGGAACCATGACCATGCATGCCGCCGCCATCAACAGGTGCCACTGGGTCATTCCGGTCCCGACGATTTGCGACTTCAGCATATTCAGCCCCAGCGTCAGTGTGGCATGTTCAGGGGAATTGATATAGATCAACGGAGTGAAGAAGTCGTTCCATGTGCCGATGAACGTGAACAGCGCAACAGTGATCAGCGCGGGACGAGCGAGCGGCAGTATGATACTCCAATAGATTCTGAATCGTCCTGCGCCGTCCAGCCGTGCCGCTTCATCGTACTCCCGCGGAATGGTGAGGAAAAACTGACGCAGCAGAAAAATGTAGAACGGTGACCCGAAGAAGGAGGGGACGATCAGGGGCCAGAGCGTGTCCACCCACCCCAGGCGGGAAAACAAGATGTAGAGCGGGATCATGGTGACCTGTCCCGGCAGCATCATGGTGGACAGGCAGAGCGCAAAGAGAACCGTGCGTCCCCTGAAACGAATTCGCGAGAATCCGTAGGCGACGAGACTGCACGAAAGAAGCGTTCCGACGAGGACGAGTCCTGTGACGATGACGGTGTTCAGGAGGTACCGTCCCAAAGGGATGAGCGCGGCGACGTCGGAATAATTCTCCCACCGCGGCTGAGCCGGTATCCACACAAACGGCTGAGCGAACACTCCCCGGACGTCTTGCAGGGAAACGGAAAGCATCCATGCCAGAGGCAGCAGAAATCCGGCGCTGACGACCGCCAGGATGACATAGACCGCACCCGAACGAACGAGTGTGCCCCCCGCCGCAGGGCTTCTGTCAGATGATCGGGAGCCGTTCACGCACCCGCCTCGTAATGGACCCGGTTCTTACTCAACCGTGTTTGGAGCACGGTGAACACGAGTATGATGAAGAAAAGAATCCACGCAAGTGCAGAGGCGTATCCCATCCGGAATTCCAGAAACGCCTTCTTGTAGAGATAAAGAACAAGAAAGAGCGTTGCATTGTTGGGCCCGCCTTCGCTTCCCGCCTGCGCAGCGCCGGTCATGACAAATGCCTGGGCAAAGACCTGGAAGCTTCCGATGACTCCCATGATGGAGCTGAAAAAGATCGCCGGCGAAATCATCGGAATAGTGATGTGGAAGAATCGCCGGGCCGGACCCGCACCGTCGAGCGCTGCAGCTTCGTAGAGTTCCTGGGGAATGCCTTGCAGCGCGGCCAGGAAGATGATCGTCGTTCCGCCGACACCCCAGAGCGACATAATCACCAGTGAGGGCTTTGCCCACGCTTCGCTCTGCAGCCACAAGGGGCCTTGTACTCCAAGCCAGCGGAGAAACGTATTGAGGAGACCGAATTCGGGATTGAAAATCCATAGCCAGAGCACCGAAGCTGCGACGATGTTCATGATCGACGGGAGAAACAACATCGTACGGAAGAATCCCATTCCCGGGAGCCGGTTATGCAGGAGCATTGCCAGCGCGAGCCCGGCCGCGATGCACAAAGGGACTGAAAAGATCACATAGAATCCGGTATTCCACAGGCTTGTGAGGAACAACGGATCTTCGGTGATGATGGACTGATAGTTTTCAAAACCAACCCATGTCGGCGGCGAGAGCATCGACCAGGAGTGCAGGCTGATGACGAGCGAACCGATCATCGGGCCGGCGGTGAAGATGAGGAAGCCGGCAAGCCAAGGAGCGATGAACGCGTACCCGCCGAGTGATTGTCTGATGCTTGTTCTATCGCGGCTCATCGGTTCAGCGCTTCGCTTCC
This region includes:
- a CDS encoding AGE family epimerase/isomerase, which encodes MTNQRIEELLTLYRRTLLEDVVPFWLNNAIDRTHGGILNCLDRDGSVYNTDKAMWIQCRAVWTFSKLYNEVEQRPEWLDAARSGYEFITRHGFDSDGRMFFVVTRDGRPLRKSRYLFTETFGTIACAEYSKASGDQQALLKARETYRLVIDLYRNPGRLTPKVIPETRVTKAHAMPMILLATTQELRKVDDDPLYTAVADQALYEVLHHFMKPDRKALFEIVGPNGEMLDSPEGRCVNPGHAIETSWFMMHEALHRSDQSLLRSALDVLRWSLELGWDKEFGGIFSFIDVEGKPTEQLEWDMKLWWPHTEALYALLTAHHLTGDSLYEQWYERVHAWSFAHFPDPQHGEWFGYLHRDGSVSSQLKGSMWKGPFHLPRALLYGWKVLEKMRDARKS
- a CDS encoding heparinase II/III family protein; this translates as MSDAGMQYVAPAFAAERADTIVLITFDATSYPLEEHCRYAVHSDADRPYTFPNFTFQQQPPGLRVGPWPGWRGIPPMPLTTLKSGERVHELQFQFWGDELARHVLRAVVKISSFRSEQIVVSMTDPRLVPLEAQFYAVRPLKPAPFVFEVPAEKLHRHPRLLINQSDISALKQNQTVARRESLRRIHEFIPMWDRSLVVTPESKIPDGPESLTPEDRVLIGAFLALIEPSSANIERAIKSLLDYCALTEQPGFAPLTIDTQSGETLFLLSVGYDWLFHHLSADDEQRIRKRLWEIADICWNHLGYEREDYSQAHYLGCGMGLLAFSLLFQDTHPRAREWSNHLAGVARLVLSMLPADGFFPHGINLWIYEFGFLLRWLELLRSGGGPEIWPHSAVMINASAFRAAATSPDGLHGVTFGDPQYRVGGDSWCHYLIAARTGSGEARWLGDVLLELPVKGVDFRNAPARRRVYECLWFPDHVEPVHTREGTKAFPDGAQIFVRTSDSLFTFRSGPPLGKHRYEAGITGGYGHSDPCNGSFLLHQNNSMLIGGPGPVYRRDTSLHNIITINGTGQIGDSAVWMPDFVPPSLHAPLADIRTSGSTVAATVELAHSYLPHLGVQSLRRSICVQPGRYIFGADVVTLANAASIEWNLHSCEEFSQFGGGQVVNFKIGTGSNGPNAVVSFSSEKVTWKTGLTGFVPAYPNSGERDRVLCISCENKNAFILWCICMNGNPPELQFQTGNRATWKFPDGTAAEFDGTWISLRGTP
- a CDS encoding extracellular solute-binding protein translates to MSSNRSMAFLLFAALIVSSCGTKEQSRTGMARITYNCAANAVEIKHLQEELPSFADSTGVELMLQPFTGQEKLYAMIAAGQPPDIFYTNNVLRDRLAAEGRLLDMRSLSAGDPFADRLWPDVYRQGFSADSGLYSIGNWNFTAGVYYNKDLFDKAGLQYPDTSWTWNDLLAAARRIAAEKNAGGEPEHYGVFIPSHFVEIFELMNGASTRERSLFLNLSEASLEVYRHYLALMNDRLMPDLRRMQAMGMQASQLLQTGKVAMLVEAVPHQVLFETLTIRWGVAPIPRFGIRPVRCFRSESGGLSISSQTENPQAAWKALKWIIGGASIYQPNPVLRDVDFVSGWEARYPRLVGSGFREVWQRSLKYPAGDPRFFVRFSSWTSASILERLQPLLDKLWARETTVEALAASQSEINRAARTELDRLLQHGGLGKEFITAINQQLLQAAREPQR
- a CDS encoding carbohydrate ABC transporter permease is translated as MNGSRSSDRSPAAGGTLVRSGAVYVILAVVSAGFLLPLAWMLSVSLQDVRGVFAQPFVWIPAQPRWENYSDVAALIPLGRYLLNTVIVTGLVLVGTLLSCSLVAYGFSRIRFRGRTVLFALCLSTMMLPGQVTMIPLYILFSRLGWVDTLWPLIVPSFFGSPFYIFLLRQFFLTIPREYDEAARLDGAGRFRIYWSIILPLARPALITVALFTFIGTWNDFFTPLIYINSPEHATLTLGLNMLKSQIVGTGMTQWHLLMAAACMVMVPNILLFTLGQKYLVKGIAMGGLR
- a CDS encoding sugar ABC transporter permease, producing MSRDRTSIRQSLGGYAFIAPWLAGFLIFTAGPMIGSLVISLHSWSMLSPPTWVGFENYQSIITEDPLFLTSLWNTGFYVIFSVPLCIAAGLALAMLLHNRLPGMGFFRTMLFLPSIMNIVAASVLWLWIFNPEFGLLNTFLRWLGVQGPLWLQSEAWAKPSLVIMSLWGVGGTTIIFLAALQGIPQELYEAAALDGAGPARRFFHITIPMISPAIFFSSIMGVIGSFQVFAQAFVMTGAAQAGSEGGPNNATLFLVLYLYKKAFLEFRMGYASALAWILFFIILVFTVLQTRLSKNRVHYEAGA